One region of Budorcas taxicolor isolate Tak-1 chromosome 3, Takin1.1, whole genome shotgun sequence genomic DNA includes:
- the CLK2 gene encoding dual specificity protein kinase CLK2 isoform X1, producing MPHPRRYHSSERGSRGSYHEHYRSRKHKRRRSRSWSSSSDRTRRRRREDSYHVRSRSSYDDRSSDRRAYDRRYCGSYRRNDYSRDRGEAYYDTDYRHSYEYHRENSSYRSQRSSRRKHRRRRRRSRTFSRSSSQHSSRRAKSVEDDAEGHLIYHVGDWLQERYEIVSTLGEGTFGRVVQCVDHRRGGARVALKIIKNVEKYKEAARLEINVLEKINEKDPDNKNLCVQMFDWFDYHGHMCISFELLGLSTFDFLKDNNYLPYPIHQVRHMAFQLCQAVKFLHDNKLTHTDLKPENILFVNSDYELTYNLEKKRDERSVKSTAVRVVDFGSATFDHEHHSTIVSTRHYRAPEVILELGWSQPCDVWSIGCIIFEYYVGFTLFQTHDNREHLAMMERILGPIPSRMIRKTRKQKYFYRGRLDWDENTSAGRYVRENCKPLRRYLTSEAEEHHQLFDLIESMLEYEPAKRLTLGEALQHPFFARLRAEPPNAKLWDSSRDISR from the exons ATGCCTCATCCTCGAAGGTACCACTCTTCAGAGAGAGGCAGCAGGGGGAGTTACCATGAGCACTATCGGAGCCGAAAGCATAAGCGACGAAGAAGCCGCTCCTGGTCAAGCAGCAGTGACCGTACACGGCGGCGCCGACGGGAAGACAGTTACCATGTCCGTTCCCGGAG CAGCTATGACGATCGTTCATCTGATCGGAGGGCATATGACCGGCGATACTGTGGCAGCTACAGGCGCAATGACTACAGCCGAGATCGGGGAGAAGCCTACTATGACACAGACTACCGGCATTCCTACGAGTACCATCGGGAGAACAGCAGTTACCGCAGCCAGCGCAGCAGCCGTAGGAAGCACCGACGGCGGAGGCGGCGCAGCCGGACGTTCAGCCGTTCGTCTTCG CAGCACAGCAGCCGGAGAGCCAAGAGTGTAGAGGACGACGCTGAGGGCCACCTCATCTACCACGTCGGGGACTGGCTACAAGAGCGAT atGAAATTGTCAGCACCTTGGGAGAGGGGACCTTCGGCCGAGTTGTACAGTGTGTTGACCATCGCAG GGGTGGGGCTCGGGTTGCCCTGAAGATCATTAAAAATGTGGAAAAGTACAAGGAAGCAGCTCGACTAGAAATCAATGTGCTGGAGAAAATCAATGAGAAGGACCCTGACAACAAGAA CCTCTGTGTCCAGATGTTTGACTGGTTTGACTACCATGGCCACATGTGTATCTCCTTTGAGCTTCTGGGCCTTAGCACCTTCGATTTCCTCAAAGACAACAACTACCTGCCCTACCCCATCCACCAAGTGCGCCACATGGCCTTCCAGCTGTGCCAGGCCGTCAAGT TCCTGCATGATAACAAGCTGACACATACGGACCTCAAGCCTGAAAATATTCTGTTTGTGAATTCGGACTACGAGCTCACCTACAACCTAGAGAAG AAGCGGGATGAGCGCAGTGTGAAGAGCACAGCCGTGCGGGTAGTAGACTTTGGCAGTGCCACCTTTGACCATGAGCACCATAGTACCATTGTCTCCACCCGCCATTATCGAGCGCCAGAGGTCATTCTTG AGTTGGGCTGGTCTCAGCCTTGTGATGTGTGGAGTATAGGCTGTATCATCTTCGAATACTATGTTGGCTTCACCCTCTTCCAA ACCCATGACAACAGAGAGCATCTAGCCATGATGGAAAGGATCCTGGGTCCCATCCCTTCCCGGATGATCCGAAAGACAAG gaagcagaaatatttttatcGGGGTCGCCTGGATTGGGATGAGAACACATCAGCTGGGCGCTACGTTCGTGAAAACTGCAAACCACTTCGG CGGTATTTGACCTCAGAGGCAGAGGAACACCACCAGCTCTTCGATCTGATTGAAAGCATGCTAGAGTATGAACCTGCCAAGCGGCTGACCTTGGGCGAAGCCCTTCAACACCCTTTCTTCGCCCGCCTTCGGGCTGAGCCACCTAACGCCAAGTTGTGGGACTCCAGTCGAGATATCAGTCGGTGA
- the CLK2 gene encoding dual specificity protein kinase CLK2 isoform X5: MPHPRRYHSSERGSRGSYHEHYRSRKHKRRRSRSWSSSSDRTRRRRREDSYHVRSRSSYDDRSSDRRAYDRRYCGSYRRNDYSRDRGEAYYDTDYRHSYEYHRENSSYRSQRSSRRKHRRRRRRSRTFSRSSSQHSSRRAKSVEDDAEGHLIYHVGDWLQERYEIVSTLGEGTFGRVVQCVDHRSLCVQMFDWFDYHGHMCISFELLGLSTFDFLKDNNYLPYPIHQVRHMAFQLCQAVKFLHDNKLTHTDLKPENILFVNSDYELTYNLEKKRDERSVKSTAVRVVDFGSATFDHEHHSTIVSTRHYRAPEVILELGWSQPCDVWSIGCIIFEYYVGFTLFQTHDNREHLAMMERILGPIPSRMIRKTRKQKYFYRGRLDWDENTSAGRYVRENCKPLRRYLTSEAEEHHQLFDLIESMLEYEPAKRLTLGEALQHPFFARLRAEPPNAKLWDSSRDISR; this comes from the exons ATGCCTCATCCTCGAAGGTACCACTCTTCAGAGAGAGGCAGCAGGGGGAGTTACCATGAGCACTATCGGAGCCGAAAGCATAAGCGACGAAGAAGCCGCTCCTGGTCAAGCAGCAGTGACCGTACACGGCGGCGCCGACGGGAAGACAGTTACCATGTCCGTTCCCGGAG CAGCTATGACGATCGTTCATCTGATCGGAGGGCATATGACCGGCGATACTGTGGCAGCTACAGGCGCAATGACTACAGCCGAGATCGGGGAGAAGCCTACTATGACACAGACTACCGGCATTCCTACGAGTACCATCGGGAGAACAGCAGTTACCGCAGCCAGCGCAGCAGCCGTAGGAAGCACCGACGGCGGAGGCGGCGCAGCCGGACGTTCAGCCGTTCGTCTTCG CAGCACAGCAGCCGGAGAGCCAAGAGTGTAGAGGACGACGCTGAGGGCCACCTCATCTACCACGTCGGGGACTGGCTACAAGAGCGAT atGAAATTGTCAGCACCTTGGGAGAGGGGACCTTCGGCCGAGTTGTACAGTGTGTTGACCATCGCAG CCTCTGTGTCCAGATGTTTGACTGGTTTGACTACCATGGCCACATGTGTATCTCCTTTGAGCTTCTGGGCCTTAGCACCTTCGATTTCCTCAAAGACAACAACTACCTGCCCTACCCCATCCACCAAGTGCGCCACATGGCCTTCCAGCTGTGCCAGGCCGTCAAGT TCCTGCATGATAACAAGCTGACACATACGGACCTCAAGCCTGAAAATATTCTGTTTGTGAATTCGGACTACGAGCTCACCTACAACCTAGAGAAG AAGCGGGATGAGCGCAGTGTGAAGAGCACAGCCGTGCGGGTAGTAGACTTTGGCAGTGCCACCTTTGACCATGAGCACCATAGTACCATTGTCTCCACCCGCCATTATCGAGCGCCAGAGGTCATTCTTG AGTTGGGCTGGTCTCAGCCTTGTGATGTGTGGAGTATAGGCTGTATCATCTTCGAATACTATGTTGGCTTCACCCTCTTCCAA ACCCATGACAACAGAGAGCATCTAGCCATGATGGAAAGGATCCTGGGTCCCATCCCTTCCCGGATGATCCGAAAGACAAG gaagcagaaatatttttatcGGGGTCGCCTGGATTGGGATGAGAACACATCAGCTGGGCGCTACGTTCGTGAAAACTGCAAACCACTTCGG CGGTATTTGACCTCAGAGGCAGAGGAACACCACCAGCTCTTCGATCTGATTGAAAGCATGCTAGAGTATGAACCTGCCAAGCGGCTGACCTTGGGCGAAGCCCTTCAACACCCTTTCTTCGCCCGCCTTCGGGCTGAGCCACCTAACGCCAAGTTGTGGGACTCCAGTCGAGATATCAGTCGGTGA
- the CLK2 gene encoding dual specificity protein kinase CLK2 isoform X4 encodes MPHPRRYHSSERGSRGSYHEHYRSRKHKRRRSRSWSSSSDRTRRRRREDSYHVRSRSYDDRSSDRRAYDRRYCGSYRRNDYSRDRGEAYYDTDYRHSYEYHRENSSYRSQRSSRRKHRRRRRRSRTFSRSSSHSSRRAKSVEDDAEGHLIYHVGDWLQERYEIVSTLGEGTFGRVVQCVDHRRGGARVALKIIKNVEKYKEAARLEINVLEKINEKDPDNKNLCVQMFDWFDYHGHMCISFELLGLSTFDFLKDNNYLPYPIHQVRHMAFQLCQAVKFLHDNKLTHTDLKPENILFVNSDYELTYNLEKKRDERSVKSTAVRVVDFGSATFDHEHHSTIVSTRHYRAPEVILELGWSQPCDVWSIGCIIFEYYVGFTLFQTHDNREHLAMMERILGPIPSRMIRKTRKQKYFYRGRLDWDENTSAGRYVRENCKPLRRYLTSEAEEHHQLFDLIESMLEYEPAKRLTLGEALQHPFFARLRAEPPNAKLWDSSRDISR; translated from the exons ATGCCTCATCCTCGAAGGTACCACTCTTCAGAGAGAGGCAGCAGGGGGAGTTACCATGAGCACTATCGGAGCCGAAAGCATAAGCGACGAAGAAGCCGCTCCTGGTCAAGCAGCAGTGACCGTACACGGCGGCGCCGACGGGAAGACAGTTACCATGTCCGTTCCCGGAG CTATGACGATCGTTCATCTGATCGGAGGGCATATGACCGGCGATACTGTGGCAGCTACAGGCGCAATGACTACAGCCGAGATCGGGGAGAAGCCTACTATGACACAGACTACCGGCATTCCTACGAGTACCATCGGGAGAACAGCAGTTACCGCAGCCAGCGCAGCAGCCGTAGGAAGCACCGACGGCGGAGGCGGCGCAGCCGGACGTTCAGCCGTTCGTCTTCG CACAGCAGCCGGAGAGCCAAGAGTGTAGAGGACGACGCTGAGGGCCACCTCATCTACCACGTCGGGGACTGGCTACAAGAGCGAT atGAAATTGTCAGCACCTTGGGAGAGGGGACCTTCGGCCGAGTTGTACAGTGTGTTGACCATCGCAG GGGTGGGGCTCGGGTTGCCCTGAAGATCATTAAAAATGTGGAAAAGTACAAGGAAGCAGCTCGACTAGAAATCAATGTGCTGGAGAAAATCAATGAGAAGGACCCTGACAACAAGAA CCTCTGTGTCCAGATGTTTGACTGGTTTGACTACCATGGCCACATGTGTATCTCCTTTGAGCTTCTGGGCCTTAGCACCTTCGATTTCCTCAAAGACAACAACTACCTGCCCTACCCCATCCACCAAGTGCGCCACATGGCCTTCCAGCTGTGCCAGGCCGTCAAGT TCCTGCATGATAACAAGCTGACACATACGGACCTCAAGCCTGAAAATATTCTGTTTGTGAATTCGGACTACGAGCTCACCTACAACCTAGAGAAG AAGCGGGATGAGCGCAGTGTGAAGAGCACAGCCGTGCGGGTAGTAGACTTTGGCAGTGCCACCTTTGACCATGAGCACCATAGTACCATTGTCTCCACCCGCCATTATCGAGCGCCAGAGGTCATTCTTG AGTTGGGCTGGTCTCAGCCTTGTGATGTGTGGAGTATAGGCTGTATCATCTTCGAATACTATGTTGGCTTCACCCTCTTCCAA ACCCATGACAACAGAGAGCATCTAGCCATGATGGAAAGGATCCTGGGTCCCATCCCTTCCCGGATGATCCGAAAGACAAG gaagcagaaatatttttatcGGGGTCGCCTGGATTGGGATGAGAACACATCAGCTGGGCGCTACGTTCGTGAAAACTGCAAACCACTTCGG CGGTATTTGACCTCAGAGGCAGAGGAACACCACCAGCTCTTCGATCTGATTGAAAGCATGCTAGAGTATGAACCTGCCAAGCGGCTGACCTTGGGCGAAGCCCTTCAACACCCTTTCTTCGCCCGCCTTCGGGCTGAGCCACCTAACGCCAAGTTGTGGGACTCCAGTCGAGATATCAGTCGGTGA
- the CLK2 gene encoding dual specificity protein kinase CLK2 isoform X2 translates to MPHPRRYHSSERGSRGSYHEHYRSRKHKRRRSRSWSSSSDRTRRRRREDSYHVRSRSSYDDRSSDRRAYDRRYCGSYRRNDYSRDRGEAYYDTDYRHSYEYHRENSSYRSQRSSRRKHRRRRRRSRTFSRSSSHSSRRAKSVEDDAEGHLIYHVGDWLQERYEIVSTLGEGTFGRVVQCVDHRRGGARVALKIIKNVEKYKEAARLEINVLEKINEKDPDNKNLCVQMFDWFDYHGHMCISFELLGLSTFDFLKDNNYLPYPIHQVRHMAFQLCQAVKFLHDNKLTHTDLKPENILFVNSDYELTYNLEKKRDERSVKSTAVRVVDFGSATFDHEHHSTIVSTRHYRAPEVILELGWSQPCDVWSIGCIIFEYYVGFTLFQTHDNREHLAMMERILGPIPSRMIRKTRKQKYFYRGRLDWDENTSAGRYVRENCKPLRRYLTSEAEEHHQLFDLIESMLEYEPAKRLTLGEALQHPFFARLRAEPPNAKLWDSSRDISR, encoded by the exons ATGCCTCATCCTCGAAGGTACCACTCTTCAGAGAGAGGCAGCAGGGGGAGTTACCATGAGCACTATCGGAGCCGAAAGCATAAGCGACGAAGAAGCCGCTCCTGGTCAAGCAGCAGTGACCGTACACGGCGGCGCCGACGGGAAGACAGTTACCATGTCCGTTCCCGGAG CAGCTATGACGATCGTTCATCTGATCGGAGGGCATATGACCGGCGATACTGTGGCAGCTACAGGCGCAATGACTACAGCCGAGATCGGGGAGAAGCCTACTATGACACAGACTACCGGCATTCCTACGAGTACCATCGGGAGAACAGCAGTTACCGCAGCCAGCGCAGCAGCCGTAGGAAGCACCGACGGCGGAGGCGGCGCAGCCGGACGTTCAGCCGTTCGTCTTCG CACAGCAGCCGGAGAGCCAAGAGTGTAGAGGACGACGCTGAGGGCCACCTCATCTACCACGTCGGGGACTGGCTACAAGAGCGAT atGAAATTGTCAGCACCTTGGGAGAGGGGACCTTCGGCCGAGTTGTACAGTGTGTTGACCATCGCAG GGGTGGGGCTCGGGTTGCCCTGAAGATCATTAAAAATGTGGAAAAGTACAAGGAAGCAGCTCGACTAGAAATCAATGTGCTGGAGAAAATCAATGAGAAGGACCCTGACAACAAGAA CCTCTGTGTCCAGATGTTTGACTGGTTTGACTACCATGGCCACATGTGTATCTCCTTTGAGCTTCTGGGCCTTAGCACCTTCGATTTCCTCAAAGACAACAACTACCTGCCCTACCCCATCCACCAAGTGCGCCACATGGCCTTCCAGCTGTGCCAGGCCGTCAAGT TCCTGCATGATAACAAGCTGACACATACGGACCTCAAGCCTGAAAATATTCTGTTTGTGAATTCGGACTACGAGCTCACCTACAACCTAGAGAAG AAGCGGGATGAGCGCAGTGTGAAGAGCACAGCCGTGCGGGTAGTAGACTTTGGCAGTGCCACCTTTGACCATGAGCACCATAGTACCATTGTCTCCACCCGCCATTATCGAGCGCCAGAGGTCATTCTTG AGTTGGGCTGGTCTCAGCCTTGTGATGTGTGGAGTATAGGCTGTATCATCTTCGAATACTATGTTGGCTTCACCCTCTTCCAA ACCCATGACAACAGAGAGCATCTAGCCATGATGGAAAGGATCCTGGGTCCCATCCCTTCCCGGATGATCCGAAAGACAAG gaagcagaaatatttttatcGGGGTCGCCTGGATTGGGATGAGAACACATCAGCTGGGCGCTACGTTCGTGAAAACTGCAAACCACTTCGG CGGTATTTGACCTCAGAGGCAGAGGAACACCACCAGCTCTTCGATCTGATTGAAAGCATGCTAGAGTATGAACCTGCCAAGCGGCTGACCTTGGGCGAAGCCCTTCAACACCCTTTCTTCGCCCGCCTTCGGGCTGAGCCACCTAACGCCAAGTTGTGGGACTCCAGTCGAGATATCAGTCGGTGA
- the SCAMP3 gene encoding secretory carrier-associated membrane protein 3, which yields MAQSRDGGNPFAEPGELDNPFQDPAVIQHRPSTHYATLDVYNPFDTREPPPSYEPPAPVPVAPPSAPPLQSSRKLSPTEPKNYGSYSTQASTAAATAELLKKQEELNRKAEELDRRERELQHAALGSAATRQNNWPPLPSFCPVQPCFFQDISMEIPQEFQKTVSTMYYLWMCSTLALLLNFLACLASFCVETSNGSGFGLSILWILLFTPCSFVCWYRPMYKAFRSDSSFSFFVFFFIFFVQDVLFVLQAIGIPGWGFSGWISALVVLKVNTAVAVLMLLVALFFTGIAVLGIVMLKRIHSLYRRTGASFQKAQQEFAAGVFSNPAVRTAAANAAAGAAENAFRAP from the exons ATGGCTCAAAGCAGAGACGGTGGAAACCCCTTCGCCGAGCCCGGCGAGCTTGACAACCCCTTTCAG GACCCAGCTGTGATCCAGCATCGACCCAGCACGCACTATGCTACTCTTGATGTCTACAACCCTTTTGACACCCGGGAG CCACCACCAAGCTATGAGCCTCCTGCCCCTGTTCCAGTAGCTCCACCCTCAGCTCCACCCTTGCAGTCCTCAAGAAAACTCAGCCCCACAGAACCCAAGAACTATGGCTCCTACAGCACCCAG GCTTCAACTGCAGCAGCCACAGCTGAGCTGCTAAAGAAACAGGAGGAGCTCAACCGAAAGGCAGAGGAGCTGGACCGAAGGGAGCGGGAACTCCAGCATGCTGCCCTGGGCAGCGCAGCTA CTCGACAGAACAATTGgcctcctctgccttctttttgCCCAGTTCAGCCCTGCTTTTTCCAGGACATCTCCATGGAGATCCCccaagaatttcagaaaacagtATCCACCATGTACTACCTCTGGATGT GCAGTACTCTGGCTCTCCTCTTGAATTTTCTTGCCTGCCTGGCCAGCTTCTGTGTGGAGACCAGCAATGGCTCAGGCTTTGGGCTCTCTATCCTCTGGATCCTCCTCTTCACTCCGTGCTCCTTCGTCTGCTGGTATCGCCCCATGTACAAGGCTTTCCG gaGTGACAGTTCATTCAGTTTCTtcgttttcttcttcattttcttcgtCCAGGATGTTCTGTTTGTCCTCCAGGCCATTGGGATCCCAGGTTGGGGGTTCAG TGGCTGGATCTCTGCCCTGGTGGTGCTGAAGGTCAACACGGCTGTAGCTGTACTCATGCTGCTGGTTGCCCTGTTCTTCACTGGCATCGCTGTGCTGGGAATTGTTATGCTGAAGCGG ATCCACTCTTTGTATCGCCGCACAGGTGCCAGCTTTCAGAAGGCCCAGCAAGAGTTTGCAGCTGGTGTTTTCTCCAACCCTGCGGTGCGAACCGCAGCTGCCAATGCAGCCGCTGGGGCTGCAGAAAATGCCTTCCGGGCCCCGTGA
- the CLK2 gene encoding dual specificity protein kinase CLK2 isoform X3, which translates to MPHPRRYHSSERGSRGSYHEHYRSRKHKRRRSRSWSSSSDRTRRRRREDSYHVRSRSYDDRSSDRRAYDRRYCGSYRRNDYSRDRGEAYYDTDYRHSYEYHRENSSYRSQRSSRRKHRRRRRRSRTFSRSSSQHSSRRAKSVEDDAEGHLIYHVGDWLQERYEIVSTLGEGTFGRVVQCVDHRRGGARVALKIIKNVEKYKEAARLEINVLEKINEKDPDNKNLCVQMFDWFDYHGHMCISFELLGLSTFDFLKDNNYLPYPIHQVRHMAFQLCQAVKFLHDNKLTHTDLKPENILFVNSDYELTYNLEKKRDERSVKSTAVRVVDFGSATFDHEHHSTIVSTRHYRAPEVILELGWSQPCDVWSIGCIIFEYYVGFTLFQTHDNREHLAMMERILGPIPSRMIRKTRKQKYFYRGRLDWDENTSAGRYVRENCKPLRRYLTSEAEEHHQLFDLIESMLEYEPAKRLTLGEALQHPFFARLRAEPPNAKLWDSSRDISR; encoded by the exons ATGCCTCATCCTCGAAGGTACCACTCTTCAGAGAGAGGCAGCAGGGGGAGTTACCATGAGCACTATCGGAGCCGAAAGCATAAGCGACGAAGAAGCCGCTCCTGGTCAAGCAGCAGTGACCGTACACGGCGGCGCCGACGGGAAGACAGTTACCATGTCCGTTCCCGGAG CTATGACGATCGTTCATCTGATCGGAGGGCATATGACCGGCGATACTGTGGCAGCTACAGGCGCAATGACTACAGCCGAGATCGGGGAGAAGCCTACTATGACACAGACTACCGGCATTCCTACGAGTACCATCGGGAGAACAGCAGTTACCGCAGCCAGCGCAGCAGCCGTAGGAAGCACCGACGGCGGAGGCGGCGCAGCCGGACGTTCAGCCGTTCGTCTTCG CAGCACAGCAGCCGGAGAGCCAAGAGTGTAGAGGACGACGCTGAGGGCCACCTCATCTACCACGTCGGGGACTGGCTACAAGAGCGAT atGAAATTGTCAGCACCTTGGGAGAGGGGACCTTCGGCCGAGTTGTACAGTGTGTTGACCATCGCAG GGGTGGGGCTCGGGTTGCCCTGAAGATCATTAAAAATGTGGAAAAGTACAAGGAAGCAGCTCGACTAGAAATCAATGTGCTGGAGAAAATCAATGAGAAGGACCCTGACAACAAGAA CCTCTGTGTCCAGATGTTTGACTGGTTTGACTACCATGGCCACATGTGTATCTCCTTTGAGCTTCTGGGCCTTAGCACCTTCGATTTCCTCAAAGACAACAACTACCTGCCCTACCCCATCCACCAAGTGCGCCACATGGCCTTCCAGCTGTGCCAGGCCGTCAAGT TCCTGCATGATAACAAGCTGACACATACGGACCTCAAGCCTGAAAATATTCTGTTTGTGAATTCGGACTACGAGCTCACCTACAACCTAGAGAAG AAGCGGGATGAGCGCAGTGTGAAGAGCACAGCCGTGCGGGTAGTAGACTTTGGCAGTGCCACCTTTGACCATGAGCACCATAGTACCATTGTCTCCACCCGCCATTATCGAGCGCCAGAGGTCATTCTTG AGTTGGGCTGGTCTCAGCCTTGTGATGTGTGGAGTATAGGCTGTATCATCTTCGAATACTATGTTGGCTTCACCCTCTTCCAA ACCCATGACAACAGAGAGCATCTAGCCATGATGGAAAGGATCCTGGGTCCCATCCCTTCCCGGATGATCCGAAAGACAAG gaagcagaaatatttttatcGGGGTCGCCTGGATTGGGATGAGAACACATCAGCTGGGCGCTACGTTCGTGAAAACTGCAAACCACTTCGG CGGTATTTGACCTCAGAGGCAGAGGAACACCACCAGCTCTTCGATCTGATTGAAAGCATGCTAGAGTATGAACCTGCCAAGCGGCTGACCTTGGGCGAAGCCCTTCAACACCCTTTCTTCGCCCGCCTTCGGGCTGAGCCACCTAACGCCAAGTTGTGGGACTCCAGTCGAGATATCAGTCGGTGA